One window from the genome of Hoplias malabaricus isolate fHopMal1 chromosome X2, fHopMal1.hap1, whole genome shotgun sequence encodes:
- the LOC136677270 gene encoding B-type lectin plumieribetin-like translates to MSKNSLSTSQELHKGECLISNNGNFKAIFQDDSNFVVYTWKPIWASNTDGKPGNRLVMQGDGNLVIYDNSGHPLWASNSCNNSTGQDLRLTLNNDGKLVINKAATVLWSS, encoded by the exons ATGAGTAAGAATTCCTTGTCTACCAGTCAGGAACTGCACAAAGGAGAATGCCTTATCTCCAACAATGGAAACTTCAAAGCCATCTTTCAG GATGACTCAAACTTTGTGGTTTACACCTGGAAACCAATCTGGGCATCCAACACTGATGGAAAACCTGGAAACAGGCTGGTGATGCAGGGGGACGGAAACCTGGTCATTTACGACAACAGTGGGCATCCCTTATGGGCCAGTAACAGCTGCAATAACAGCACCGGGCAAGACCTCCGTCTGAccctcaacaatgatggcaAACTGGTCATTAATAAGGCTGCCACAGTGCTGTGGTCTTCCTAA